A window of the Candida orthopsilosis Co 90-125, chromosome 1 draft sequence genome harbors these coding sequences:
- a CDS encoding Muq1 choline phosphate cytidylyltransferase/phosphoethanolamine cytidylyltransferase → MFERPDGIENCRIWVDGCFDFAHHGHAGAMLQARQLGKELYVGVHSDEEILANKGPCVMKLDERMTAVDACKWSTKAIPNAPYVTDPKVMDEYGCKYVVHGDDITTDANGEDTYQVVKDLGKFVVVKRTPNISTTDLVGRMLLMSKNHHYPDLNVAKNWPKLVNDGDNLDRFTRYATDETGLKPGAVVYLNTPNELKTIVEPKKEEEEANTEDEDSKYVYIDGGFDLFHPGHIEVLKLVHQRAQQLGAKVIVGIHDDLTVNKYKGLNYPIMNIFERSLCVLQCRYVNGIVLNAPYIPTPQFLSKIGNVVKVYHGPTDVDKSVYDEVAREKEGVFESLPKHKYDHMSTEFIVDRVLQNKAVYVERQKKKGWKAEMEKVLEANERNKRQ, encoded by the exons ATGTTTGAAAGACCAGATGGAATTGAGAATTGTCGAATTTGGGTCGATGGTTGTTTCGATTTTGCCCATCATG GGCATGCAGGAGCAATGTTACAAGCACGTCAACTAGGTAAAGAACTTTACGTAGGTGTTCATTCAGACGAGGAAATCCTCGCCAACAAAGGACCATGTGTAATGAAATTAGATGAACGAATGACCGCCGTTGACGCCTGTAAATGGTCCACAAAGGCCATTCCTAATGCTCCATATGTGACTGATCCCAAAGTCATGGATGAATATGGATGTAAATATGTTGTTCATGGTGATGATATCACTACTGATGCCAACGGAGAAGATACGTATCAAGTTGTTAAAGATTTAGgtaaatttgttgttgttaaaCGGACTCCTAATATAAGTACTACTGATTTAGTAGGGAGGATGTTATTGATGTCGAAGAATCATCATTATCCTGATTTGAACGTGGCTAAGAATTGGCCCAAATTAGTTAATGACGGGGATAATTTGGATAGATTCACCAGGTATGCTACTGATGAAACTGGATTGAAACCGGGTGCTGTTGTCTATTTAAATACCCCTAAcgaattgaaaacaattgttgagccaaagaaagaagaagaagaagccaacactgaagatgaagattcCAAGTATGTTTATATTGATGgtggatttgatttgtttcatCCTGGCCATATTgaagtattgaaattggttcaTCAACGAGCTCAACAATTGGGTGCAAAGGTTATAGTCGGTATTCATGATGACTTGACCGtcaacaaatacaaaggGCTCAACTACCCCATAATGAATATCTTCGAACGATCATTATGTGTATTACAATGTCGTTATGTGAATGGAATTGTTTTAAATGCACCATACATTCCTACGCCACAATTTCTTTCTAAAATTGGTAATGTGGTTAAAGTATATCATGGGCCTACTGATGTTGATAAGTCTGTTTATGATGAAGTTGCAAGGGAGAAAGAAGGAGTATTTGAGAGTTTACCTAAACACAAGTATGATCATATGAGTACTGAATTTATTGTTGATCGAGTAttacaaaacaaagcaGTTTATGTTGAACgacaaaagaagaaaggtTGGAAAGCAGAAATGGAAAAAGTATTGGAAGCAAATGAACGGAATAAGAGACAATAA
- a CDS encoding Stf2 protein (involved in ATP biosynthesis) translates to MSKTKKWTVHEKRPQEPKWFTHNGYINTDPTKIKKNGAGKNNWGQDGDESDFILFNKKSTSRRNSNHDVNELKLMQLNNSIDAKFG, encoded by the coding sequence atgtcaaaaacaaagaaatgGACCGTCCACGAAAAACGTCCCCAAGAACCAAAGTGGTTTACTCATAACGGATATATCAATACTGATCCTacaaagatcaaaaagaatggAGCTGGAAAGAACAATTGGGGCCAAGATGGCGATGAATctgatttcattttgtttaataaGAAAAGCACTAGTAGAAGAAATTCTAATCATGATgttaatgaattgaaattgatgcaattgaataattcaattgatgccaaatttggttaa
- a CDS encoding Sod6 copper-and zinc-containing superoxide dismutase: protein MKFLSSIFILSLTFATTCLSDKAPKIKKNPKNIVAIADFPFGGDKTIKGNVVFTSNGKHVNVHVDMTGFPHNEGPFYYHIHERSVPENGNCEACGLHFNPYNSSPDCLAQKHDGYCQVGDLSGKHGAINSTCFEFKFTDPYLSLNKRSKSYIVGKSLVFHYANMTKLACADIELANDLRIQSLMDEYVQTDDSVQLTQLKQSLDQGYSFDALEALKNEVYESDDDEVVSELLSPSMEQEIKEPKEETQGEQQQENIDNEQGDNNEPEDLSRSKNFKHILQDVKVLPQRLVNKTKNHWSKEDESKFGRKNIDKLIHHSSIQSPNSSEMKLYQNQTNVTLHGISDDCSPNSSSALFATVSTSFLYALINSVMIGFIVMVII from the coding sequence ATGAAGTTTCTTTCATCTATATTCATTCTCAGTCTCACTTTTGCAACCACTTGTCTATCAGACAAAGCccccaaaatcaaaaaaaatcCCAAAAATATTGTTGCCATTGCTGATTTTCCCTTTGGTGGTGATAAAACTATCAAAGGAAATGTTGTCTTTACTTCCAATGGTAAACATGTAAATGTTCATGTTGATATGACTGGGTTCCCCCATAATGAAGGTCCTTTCTATTACCATATTCATGAACGATCAGTACCTGAAAATGGTAATTGTGAAGCTTGTGGATTACATTTCAATCCGTACAATTCTAGTCCCGATTGTCTTGCTCAAAAGCATGATGGATATTGTCAAGTTGGTGATTTATCAGGTAAACATGGAGCTATAAATAGTACgtgttttgaattcaaattcactGATCCTTATTTAtcattaaacaaaagatcCAAGAGCTATATCGTTGGTAAAAGTTTGGTGTTCCATTATGCAAATATGACAAAATTGGCTTGTGctgatattgaattggCTAATGATTTACGTATTCAAAGTTTAATGGATGAGTATGTTCAAACTGATGATTCAGTACAATTGacacaattgaaacagTCTTTGGATCAAGgttattcttttgatgctttggaggctttgaaaaatgaagtTTACgaaagtgatgatgatgaagttgttaGTGAATTGTTATCACCGTCTATGGAACAGGAGATTAAAGAGCCAAAGGAAGAAACCCAAGGTGAGCAGCAACAGGAGaatattgataatgaaCAAGGTGACAACAATGAACCAGAAGATCTTTCCCGATCaaagaatttcaaacatATTTTACAAGATGTCAAAGTGCTACCTCAAAGGTTGGTCAACAAGACAAAAAATCATTGGTCCAAGGAAGACGAAAGTAAATTTGGTAGGAAGAATATTGACAAGTTAATTCatcattcttcaattcaatcacCAAACTCGTCGGAAATGAAATtatatcaaaatcaaaccaatGTTACCTTGCATGGAATATCAGATGATTGTTCACCAAATTCAAGTTCTGCCTTGTTTGCAACAGTATCAACTTCGTTTCTTTATGCATTGATAAATTCTGTCATGATTGGCTTCATTGTCATGGTGATAATATAA